TAACCCAAAACTTCCACTTGTCTTTTCTGTTTCTGTTAAGCAATACTTCCGTTTGCTTTCACAGCCAATGTTCTGGGCTGGACGGATCCGGCCTCTCGGGGCTCGAGAGNNNNNNNNNNNNNNNNNNNNNNNNNNNNNNNNNNNNNNNNNNNNNNNNNNNNNNNNNNNNNNNNNNNNNNNNNNNNNNNNNNNNNNNNNNNNNNNNNNNNNNNNNNNNNNNNNNNNNNNNNNNNNNNNNNNNNNNNNNNNNNNNNNNNNNNNNNNNNNNNNNNNNNNNNNNNNNNNNNNNNNNNNNNNNNNNNNNNNNNNNNNNNNNNNNNNNNNNNNNNNNNNNNNNNNNNNNNNNNNNNNNNNNNNNNNNNNNNNNNNNNNNNNNNNGCCGGTAAAGGGCGGCAACGGGGGAGCCCATTTCAAAGTCTTACTCGATTGACTCGTGGCATGGAAGTTAGGTACACTCCAAGTAGCAGTAGGAAGACTGATGAGCCGTGGGAATTGCAGCTGGGCCGAAAATATCAACCTCTCTCGTCAATCaggccctgtttggttccaaataagtcaccaacttataagtcgaaaattgcaaaaaagtgacttattttgccaaacagcctcaacttataagtcaccccaatttataagtcataagttgctccatcccaacttaaaacttataagtcacccccctTTTGCATCGGTCCCACCACCTGCATGATGTTGATTGGTGTGGGAAGGTGCGGGAAGATAACTTATAAGTCGGGTGACAACCAAACGggtgtgacttataagtcactggttttaagtcacctgacttataagtcaggggacttattgaaaccaaacagggcctcaatcCCGTCTTGACGTTTCCCCTTTTCCGAAAAGAAAAGAAACCCCGGGAGCTGCGCGAGATGCAACAATGTCCGTCAGAAAAAATGCACCTGCAGTCACGCTGGTGCGCCAAGAGATTGGAAGGTAGCTAGCTGGATGGCCTGTTGGCTCTGTTTGTGTATGGAGCGGCAGTTGAGTTTATGGAGAAGAGAACAAATCGGCACTGCCACTGTGGCATCAGCAGGAGAGCAGAGCGCGCGCTCCGCGCTACGACGTACTCTACTCTACTGGCACCCTGGCTTGGCGTTGGCTAGGGACAAGCAGCGCACCGGACCCGATACACGGCGTCGCCCTGGCTCTCCCACCTGCCCTGGCGCTACGTGCTCCGGTGGCCGATCCGTCGTTCTCGATCCCGAGAACCCCACTCCACTCGCCCCTGTTTCCCGTCGAGCACGTACGTGGAGCCCCGCGCGAACCCACGCAGGCCTCGCTTGCGCCCGGTTTTAATTCCCCGTACTGCCGCAACCGGTGTTACTGCAGGCACCAGGTGGCCGTGCCCCGCCCCGACGTGACCTCGCCCGGCCGCAAGAGCGCGCCGGTGACATGCGCCGATGCGCACGCGCACGCAGCACATCGCGTCCGATCGAGCCTTCCCGCGGCGGCCACATGGCGCCGACGCCGCCCCCGCCACCTGCTCCGCGGCACCCCACCGCCACGACACGCGCTCGCCCCTCTGACACCCTGCGCCCACCGCGGTCAACCCCACTCGTCAGCCGGAGCGAATGAGCGACGGCCGACGGTGGCAACTGTACTGGTAGCGAGTCGCGTGTTTATTACTTCGGCTGGCACGCACTCGCGCTACACATCCCACTCTTCTTCCACGGCGGCCACTAGCCACTTGACTTGCCCACCCCTCGGCCTCGCCGCGATGACCAGCCAGGCTCCCTGAAGCGCCGGCATTGCGCCACCCGAACATCCTCACCCCACCTCTCGGCTTCCCAGGTGCAATGGCGTCCTCCTCGTCCCATCGCAGGGCCGGCGCTCCGCTCCTCCTGCTGCTCTTCTGCTGCATTTCCACGGTGGTCACCGCGCAGTCCCAGTCGCAGCCGCAGACGACGCTGCAGTCCTCGCAGGCCAAGGCGCTCTACCGCGTGTGCCGCCTCCTGGGCTTCCCGCCGGCGCTGGCCGCGCTCGTCAAGTCCCCCGACCCCTGCGCGCTGCGGCCCACGCCGTCGCTCGCCGTGGCCTGCTCGGCCGGCCAGGTCACGGCGCTCTCCGTGCGCGGCGACCACCGGCCCGACCCGGCGTGGCGCACCGCGCTGCCGTCCAACTTCTCCGCCGACGCGCTCTTCACCACGCTCACCCGCCTCCCGGCGCTCTCCAACCTCTCGCTCGTCGCGCTCGGCCTCTGGGGCCCGCTCCCGGGCGCCAAGCTGCTCCGCCTCGGCGCGCTGCAGGCGCTCGACCTCAGCGCCAACTACCTATACGGCGGCGTGCCCGAGCAGGTGGCGCGCATGTACTCGCTGCAGAGCCTCGTGCTGTCCGGGAACTGGCTCAACGGCACCGTGCCGTCCCTCTCCGGGCTCGCCTTCCTCCACGAGCTCGACCTGGGCCGGAACAGGCTCGACGGCGCGTTCCCGGAGGTGGGGAAGGCGGTGGCGAGCCTCGTCCTCGCCGACAACAACTTCACCGGGAAGATCCCGGCGGAGGTGGCCTCTCTCGGCCAGCTCCGGTTCCTGGACGTGTCACGGAACCGGCTGGAGGGGTGGATCCCCTCCGCCATCTTCGCGCTCCCCGCGCTGCGGCACATCAACCTGTCGCACAACAAGCTCTCCGGGCAGCTGCCGGCGAGCACGGCGTGCGCGGACGCGCTGGAGTTCGTCGACGTCTCCGCCAACCGGCTCATCGGCGCGCGCCCGGCGTGCATGCGGTCCAACTCGTCGGCGCGCACGGTGCTCGACGCGGGCAATTGCTTCCGCGACGCGAAGCTGCAGCGGCCGAGCACCTACTGCAGCCCGGGGGCGCTCGCCgccctgctgccgccgccgcagggGAGCGGCGCCGAGCAGGGTGGGGGCAAAGGTGGCGGGGTGGGGATGGTTCTTGGCATTGTGGGCGGCGTCGTGGCAGGCGCGTTGCTTATcgcggtggtgatggtggtggtgctgAGGAGGGTGAGGAAGCAGCACCCCGGGGTGATGGCCTCGCCCAAGTCGCCGTTGATAACGCCGGCGAAGAAGGGGGGCGGTGCAGCGAAGGTGGCCCAGAAGATTGCCACCCCTGCCGATAAGAGTAAGATAATAAACAAATGCACCCTGCATTTGCTTTGATTGCTTGATTTCATTTGTTACTGTCCGCTTCAGTTAATCTGTACCATGTTGTTATTACTCTTTACCAGTTTCATTTAAGAGGGGACACAAGATCATGGGCATtgtagaaatgaatgagtaatctATGGTTTGTGGTTCAAAAGAGAACTGAAGGAGTAGTTTGAACTTTGAAGATCACCGGTTGCTTTAAGTTCCTCTTGCGTATTTTATTTTTGAATCAAGCCTAGTGACTCACTTAAGTCAAAGTATTATGGATCTTACTTAGACCCTGAGTTTTTAGAACATGGGAGGGACCCTTATTCCTTGTTCCACAGAAGACTTTGATAAAACAAAGATGCAAAGTCAGACAACCGAAAAGGGAAAGGAAAACAATGAACAACGACATAGTATTAGTGATCAGCCAACATTTTGCAGGATAACATGCCTTGCCGAACATGAACTGCATTTTCACAGGGCACGCATCCCAAGCCGCCATGGTAAATACGCTGGAAGTACCAGCGTATCGCGTATATACCGCGGAGGAGCTCCAAGAAGCCACGGACAACTTTGCATCCTCCAACTTGATCAAGAAGAGCCCCCTTGCACAGGTATGCCATGCATCAATGCAGCCCTTTTCAGCCATAATGGTTGAGCTTTTGTTACTTCAGTCCTGCAATTCAGAGGTTCAACATATACTGCAGATGGCCTGATCATAGCCATGCACATATTTTGTTGTTGAAATATTGCATGTTAAACATGCATGTTCAGCTCTGCTAGGTGTTCAGATGGGATCTTGTCAAATGGTCCACTCAAGCATCTCCATTCATAGTAGAGTACAATAGTGGTCTGCCAATTATTGTCCTTATGTAATTATTATTATGGTAGCCGCATTTGGTTCACGTCTTATACACCtgataaataaagaaaaaaattctCTGTATTATTGGGGCTTGACAGCCTGGCAAAATGTACCCTGCAAAAAAAAACTGGCAAAATGTGGACTTCCATACCCCTAATTACTTCACACATGGAGAAATTGCTTTCATTTTTCACTAACAGTGATGGTACATGATTAGATTATTCAAATCTCAATTGCTTTCATACCCCTTATTATTGCACATATTCGAAGTACACACGGGCGCGTTAGGCAGAACAACACACTAGGTGAGGATGGTAGCGGCTCCAATTTTTTCCTACCATGTGCACGAAGTCGAAATACACACTCGTATTTGTACACATGGTAGGAAAAAATTAAGATTTGTGCACATGGTAGTGTGAGTGTCATCTGTGTGGGTTCTGCTCATCTACCATGTACTATACTTCAGAAAAAGGATAATTCAAATCCTAGCAATTTGAGTCTTTATAATTATGACTAACAAAATTGTTCCCTTGATATTTAGTGGACTCTTTTGGTCTACAATTGAATTGAGACACAAACAACAGTTCATTTTATTATGTATTTATATTATACTACATTGCATCAGTTTATCGTGCATCGTCAGTCTTTTTTTAATCAGGTGGAGTTGAACTCTGTTTTCATCAATTCACCAGCTCTCTCTCTAGCAATTGTGAACCATGGTTCTGTTTTCAGTATAGTTTTCTTCCAGAAAGTTTGTCAAGACTAATTTTATCATTTGTTTCTGCCCCATTCTCCTTCCCACTTACAGCATTACAACGGCCAGCTTCAAGATGGCACAAGAGTTTTGGTGAAATGTCTCAGACTAAAGCCAAAGTATTCTGCTCAGAGCCTGTCCCATTACATGGAGATAATTTCTAAGTTCCGCCACCGCCACTTGGTTAGCATCATTGGCCATTGCATTGTCAATGACCAGGAAAATCCTAC
The sequence above is drawn from the Triticum aestivum cultivar Chinese Spring chromosome 7A, IWGSC CS RefSeq v2.1, whole genome shotgun sequence genome and encodes:
- the LOC123148096 gene encoding probable LRR receptor-like serine/threonine-protein kinase At1g14390; amino-acid sequence: MASSSSHRRAGAPLLLLLFCCISTVVTAQSQSQPQTTLQSSQAKALYRVCRLLGFPPALAALVKSPDPCALRPTPSLAVACSAGQVTALSVRGDHRPDPAWRTALPSNFSADALFTTLTRLPALSNLSLVALGLWGPLPGAKLLRLGALQALDLSANYLYGGVPEQVARMYSLQSLVLSGNWLNGTVPSLSGLAFLHELDLGRNRLDGAFPEVGKAVASLVLADNNFTGKIPAEVASLGQLRFLDVSRNRLEGWIPSAIFALPALRHINLSHNKLSGQLPASTACADALEFVDVSANRLIGARPACMRSNSSARTVLDAGNCFRDAKLQRPSTYCSPGALAALLPPPQGSGAEQGGGKGGGVGMVLGIVGGVVAGALLIAVVMVVVLRRVRKQHPGVMASPKSPLITPAKKGGGAAKVAQKIATPADKRHASQAAMVNTLEVPAYRVYTAEELQEATDNFASSNLIKKSPLAQHYNGQLQDGTRVLVKCLRLKPKYSAQSLSHYMEIISKFRHRHLVSIIGHCIVNDQENPTVASSVYLVSECVTNGSLRSHLTEWRKREMLKWPQRVTAAIGIARGIQFLHNVTAPEIVQNDLNIETILLDKTLTSKISDFSLPMISTSKNGKLFSENPFAVDGENDHGSAQPAEHGDRDDIYQFGQILLEVITGKPTASQSELESLRAQLSEALAEDPDMLKDMADPTIRGTFAVDSLSKVTEVALNCTAGDPSERPSVDDVLWNLQYSMQVQDGWASSESLSLSVKSQAQ